A genomic region of Phragmites australis chromosome 2, lpPhrAust1.1, whole genome shotgun sequence contains the following coding sequences:
- the LOC133900859 gene encoding acidic leucine-rich nuclear phosphoprotein 32-related protein-like produces MKPPVEVEADERAAEMARKKAAAAKKAAEVAEEEVVDVEEDDDVEVEGEDEEEAVDGEEDGDDDEGEGEEDDDDEEVEGEEKEAGGVVGISDEEDEEDGEEAEGGDDDDDDDDDDDDDDEDDEVDGEEQQEEELGTEYLVQPLVPAEDEEHSSDFEPDENGDGGAEDEIDDEDDPDDGEDSTKAQASAKRKRSGDDDDDGDDDDDGGNDDDDGRPSKR; encoded by the exons ATGAAGCCGCCGGTAGAGGTGGAGGCCGACGAGCGGGCGGCGGAGATGGCTCGCAAGAAGGCCGCGGCGGCCAAGAAGGCGGCTGAGGTtgccgaggaggaggtggtggacgtGGAAGAGGACGATGacgtggaggtggagggcgaagacgaggaggaggcggtcgaTGGGGAGGAGGACGGTGACGATGACGAGGGGGAGGGTGAggaagatgacgacgacgaggaggttgagggggaggagaaggaggccgGCGGGGTGGTGGGGATctccgacgaggaggatgaggaggacggcgaggaggcggagggcggtgacgacgacgacgacgacgatgacgacgacgacgacgacgacgaggatgatgaGGTAGATGGTGAGGAGCAGCAGGAG GAGGAGCTGGGAACTGAGTATCTGGTCCAGCCCCTTGTTCCAGCTGAAGACGAAGAGCATTCCAGTGACTTTGAGCCTGATGAGAATGGTGATGGCGGCGCTGAGGATGAGATTGATGACGAAGATGATCCTGATGATGGTGAGGATTCAACGAAGGCACAGGCCTCAgcgaagaggaagaggtctggtgatgatgatgacgatggtgacgatgatgatgatggcggCAATGATGACGACGATGGCAGACCCTCAAAGCGATAG